In a genomic window of Muntiacus reevesi chromosome 1, mMunRee1.1, whole genome shotgun sequence:
- the UBE2B gene encoding ubiquitin-conjugating enzyme E2 B isoform X1 — MSTPARRRLMRDFKRLQEDPPVGVSGAPSENNIMQWNAVIFGPEGTPFEDGTFKLVIEFSEEYPNKPPTVRFLSKMFHPNVYADGSICLDILQNRWSPTYDVSSILTSIQSLLDEPNPNSPANSQAAQLYQENKREYEKRVSAIVEQSWNDS; from the exons ATGTCGACCCCGGCCCGGAGGAGGCTTATGCGGGATTTCAAGCG ATTGCAAGAGGACCCACCTGTGGGTGTCAGTGGCGCACCATCTGAAAACAACATCATGCAGTGGAATGCAGTTATATTTGG ACCAGAAGGGACACCCTTTGAAGATG GTACTTTTAAACTAGTGATAGAATTTTCTGAAGAATATCCAAATAAACCGCCAACTGTTAGGTTTTTATCCAAAATGTTTCATCCAAATG TGTATGCTGATGGTAGCATATGTTTAGATATCCTTCAGAATAGATGGAGTCCAACATACGATGTATCTTCTATCTTAACATCAATTCAG tCTCTGCTGGATGAACCGAATCCAAATAGTCCAGCCAATAGTCAGGCAGCACAGCTTTATCAGGAAAACAAACGAGAATATGAGAAAAGAGTTTCGGCCATTGTTGAACAAAGCTGGAATGATTCATAA
- the UBE2B gene encoding ubiquitin-conjugating enzyme E2 B isoform X2, whose translation MQWNAVIFGPEGTPFEDGTFKLVIEFSEEYPNKPPTVRFLSKMFHPNVYADGSICLDILQNRWSPTYDVSSILTSIQSLLDEPNPNSPANSQAAQLYQENKREYEKRVSAIVEQSWNDS comes from the exons ATGCAGTGGAATGCAGTTATATTTGG ACCAGAAGGGACACCCTTTGAAGATG GTACTTTTAAACTAGTGATAGAATTTTCTGAAGAATATCCAAATAAACCGCCAACTGTTAGGTTTTTATCCAAAATGTTTCATCCAAATG TGTATGCTGATGGTAGCATATGTTTAGATATCCTTCAGAATAGATGGAGTCCAACATACGATGTATCTTCTATCTTAACATCAATTCAG tCTCTGCTGGATGAACCGAATCCAAATAGTCCAGCCAATAGTCAGGCAGCACAGCTTTATCAGGAAAACAAACGAGAATATGAGAAAAGAGTTTCGGCCATTGTTGAACAAAGCTGGAATGATTCATAA
- the CDKN2AIPNL gene encoding CDKN2AIP N-terminal-like protein isoform X3 — MVGGEAAAAVEELISGVRRATDFAEQFRSYSESEKQWKARMEFILRHLPDYRDPPDGGGRLDQLLSLSMVWANHLFLGCSIKAKAEDSSHFHHQLQAWKEAGMNATLTSAAS; from the exons ATGGTGGGTGGCGAGGCGGCCGCTGCCGTGGAGGAGCTGATCTCGGGTGTGCGGCGAGCGACTGACTTCGCTGAGCAGTTCCGCTCCTACTCGGAGAGCGAGAAGCAATGGAAGGCCCGCATGGAATTCATCCTGCGCCACCTGCCCGACTATCGCGATCCACCCGACGGCGGCGGCCGCCTGGACCAGCTGCTGTCCCTCTCCATGGTCTGGGCCAACCACCTCTTCCTGGGTTGCAG catCAAAGCTAAGGCAGAAGATTCATCACATTTTCATCATCAGTTACAGGCTTGGAAGGAGGCTGGCATGAATGCAACATTGACCTCAGCGGCCTCTTAA
- the CDKN2AIPNL gene encoding CDKN2AIP N-terminal-like protein isoform X2: MVGGEAAAAVEELISGVRRATDFAEQFRSYSESEKQWKARMEFILRHLPDYRDPPDGGGRLDQLLSLSMVWANHLFLGCSYNKDLLDKVMEMADGIEVEDLPQFTTRSELMKKHQS; encoded by the exons ATGGTGGGTGGCGAGGCGGCCGCTGCCGTGGAGGAGCTGATCTCGGGTGTGCGGCGAGCGACTGACTTCGCTGAGCAGTTCCGCTCCTACTCGGAGAGCGAGAAGCAATGGAAGGCCCGCATGGAATTCATCCTGCGCCACCTGCCCGACTATCGCGATCCACCCGACGGCGGCGGCCGCCTGGACCAGCTGCTGTCCCTCTCCATGGTCTGGGCCAACCACCTCTTCCTGGGTTGCAG TTACAACAAAGACCTTTTAGACAAGGTGATGGAAATGGCTGATGGGATTGAAGTGGAAGACCTGCCACAGTTTACTACCAGAAGTGAATTAATGAAAAAG catCAAAGCTAA
- the CDKN2AIPNL gene encoding CDKN2AIP N-terminal-like protein isoform X1, giving the protein MVGGEAAAAVEELISGVRRATDFAEQFRSYSESEKQWKARMEFILRHLPDYRDPPDGGGRLDQLLSLSMVWANHLFLGCSYNKDLLDKVMEMADGIEVEDLPQFTTRSELMKKKRNQPEELCLTLRASLLPGAQHE; this is encoded by the exons ATGGTGGGTGGCGAGGCGGCCGCTGCCGTGGAGGAGCTGATCTCGGGTGTGCGGCGAGCGACTGACTTCGCTGAGCAGTTCCGCTCCTACTCGGAGAGCGAGAAGCAATGGAAGGCCCGCATGGAATTCATCCTGCGCCACCTGCCCGACTATCGCGATCCACCCGACGGCGGCGGCCGCCTGGACCAGCTGCTGTCCCTCTCCATGGTCTGGGCCAACCACCTCTTCCTGGGTTGCAG TTACAACAAAGACCTTTTAGACAAGGTGATGGAAATGGCTGATGGGATTGAAGTGGAAGACCTGCCACAGTTTACTACCAGAAGTGAATTAATGAAAAAG AAACGGAACCAGCCAGAAGAGCTGTGTCTGACCCTACGGGCCAGTCTGTTGCCTGGTGCCCAGCATGAGTGA